DNA sequence from the Halorussus sp. MSC15.2 genome:
TTAAAAAAGGGGAATCAGTTACTGGCTGGGATGCAGCGGCAATGCTCGCAAGCTCTGTCAAAAAAATAAACAAATTCAAGCAGAAGGGATTAGTTAAATTTGGCGGATCAAAAGACAACCCCTCTGTTCTTCCTACTAAAAAATCCCTTGAGGCCTATCGGGAACTGACAACCTCTAATGTCACTACACAGGGTTGCGGCGTAACTAAATACAATGTTCGGCAACCTAAGGCGACAGATCCGTACATTAAGGTGTCGCTGTTTACAGACGATCAAGACTCGGAACTCCTGAAAACACGCCTCAATCAGGGCGCTATCACCGCCGGATTTATCGGTACTCTTGTCGGTACCGGTACCATCGGCGGTGGAGCACCAGTCACGATTTTCTGCGCTGTTTTAAGTGCTAGTGCAGCAATTTACGCGGCGGAGATTGGTCTTCAGAACAACGGTTGCGGCGTGGAAACAGTTGTAAAGTACCTCCCTGTCCCGGGAACTCCCCCAGTCCCCAAACTCACATTTGACGTCTATGTGAATTCCCAGTAGAGAGCCATCAATAGAACTATATTTTTGGAAGACACTACGCAAAATATGGCCTCAACAGAAAAAACCCTATTTGCAATAGGAGCTCTAATCTGCTTCGGTGGGGTCTTTTACGGCCTCTGGCTATACTACACTATCCCGAGTGTAGGTTTTAACGATATCGTTGCTTTTCTTTTCCTTGGGTTACTTGGGGCAGTGTGCCTTAAAAGATTTCTTCCTCTCTAAGAGGCGTTAATAAAAATATTTGCGTCAACACTGGGCATGATGGAGTTCTAATTTCGTTTCAAGCGTAATTTACCGTAATTTGTAATGACAGCGATGGCAGTTCGTGTATAATCAACCTACTACGCAACTCAAAACCGAAAGAATCGGAAGAAAGTATGCTCCGTCAGGGATTTGAACCCTGGTCATCGGCTCGAAAGGCCGAAATGATTGGCCGGACTACACCAACGGAGCGTACGTCCACACTCACTGCGAGTGCATTTCTTCGTTCCGGCCGGATTAGTTTAAACGTTCCGTTATCGCCCGAAGGCGGCCGTGTCGGGCGTTCACAACCGGCCGCGGCTCACTTCCCTTCGAATTCTGGCTCGCCGTCGCCCATGAACGCCGTGACGCCCTCCATCAGGTCGTCGGTGTTCATGAGGTGGCCGAACGCTTGGGACTCGACTTCGAGTCCGGCGTCGGTGTCGTCGCGGCCCGCGAGCATCGCGCGCTTGGTGTACTTCTGGGCGATGGGCGGTCCGGCCGCGAGGTCGGCCGCCAGTTCGAAGGCCCGCTCCTCGAACTCCGACGCCTCGACGACCTCGTTGACGAAGCCGAAGTCGGCCATCGTCTCGGGGTCGAAGCGGTCGGCGGTGAAGATTATCTCCTTGGCGCGGCCCTCGCCGACGATGTGCTTGAGGCGCTGGGTGCCGCCCCATCCGGGCAGGAGACCCAGATTGTGCTCGGGTTGGCCCATCTCGGAGCGCTCGGTGGCGAGACGCAGGTCGGCGCAGGTCGCCATCTCCATGCCGCCGCCGAGGCAGTAGCCGTCGATGCCCGCGACGACCGGCATCGGACAGGATTCGAGTTTGCCGAAGGTCTCTTGGCCCTTCTTCGAGAGTTCGACCGCCTGCAGCGGGTCGCCGCCGCCCGCGGCCATGCTCTGGACGTCCGCGCCCGCGGAGAAGGCCTTGTCGCCCTCGCCGACGAGCAGGAGCGCGCGCACCTCGTCGTCCTCCTCCAGCGCGTCGATGGCGTCGCCGAGTTCGTCCAGCAGGTCCTCGCTGACCGTGTTCATCCGGTGGGGTCGGTCGAGGACGACCTTGCCGACCATCTCGCCGGGTTTCTCGACGCGGATGGTGTCGTAGTCGTACGCGCCCTCGTCGGCGTCGTCCGAACCGCCGTAGAAACCGCCCTCGGCGGCGGCCTCGCGGAGGTAGTCGCTGGCCTCGTATCGCTCGGCACCGGTCTCCTCGTGGAGGTCGTCGAGGGTGTCCGCGAGCGCTTCGAGACCGGCCTCGTCGGCGATTCGCGCCGGACCGTCGGGGAAGCCAGCGCCGAGCATCACGGCCTCGTCGATGGCGTCGGGGTCGGCCACGTCGTTCGCGACCAGTTTGGCGACCTCGTTGGCCATCACCGCCTGGAGGCGGCGAACCGCGTCCTCCCTCCCGGCGTCGGTCGGAATCTGGGCACCGCCGTCCTCGTAGTCGTAGAACCCCTCGCCGGTTTTCTTGCCGAGTTTCTCCTCCTCGACCTTCTGGGCGAGGAGCGGGCAGGGTTCGTAGGCGTCGCCCAGCACCTCGTGCATGTAGTCGAGGACGTGGTAGCCCACGTCGATGCCGACTTGGTCGGCGAGTTCGAAGCTCCCCATCGGCAGGCCCATGTCGAACTTGGTCGCGCTGTCTACCTCCTCGATGGTGTAGTCGCCGGACTCGACCATCCACGCCGCCTCGTTCATCAGGGGAACGAGGATGCGGTTCACGATGAACCCGGGACTGTCCTTGCGGACGCGGACCGGCGTCTTGCCCATCTCCTCGGCGAGGTCCTCGGTGAGGTCCAGCACCTCGTCGTCGGTGTGTGCGCCCGAGATGACCTCCACGAGTTGCATCCGGACCGGCGGGTTGAAGAAGTGCATCCCGCAGAACCGCTCGGGTCGCTCGGTGACCTCCGAGAGTTCGGTAATCGAGAGGCTGGAGGTGTTGGTGGCGAACACCGCCTCGTCGGGCGCGTACTCCTCCAACTCCCCGTACACGTCCTTCTTGATGTCCATCTTCTCGGGAACCGCCTCGACCACGAAGTCAGCGTCTGAGACGGCCTCCTCGAAGTCCACGAGCGGCGTCACGCGGTCGAGGGAGGCGTCGGCCTCTTCTTCGGAAATCTGGTCTTTCTCCGCCAGTTTGTCGAGGCTCCACTCTATCTGTTCGTAGCCGTTCTGGACGAACTCCTCCTTGATGTCGCGCAGGTTGACCTCGTACCCGGCGAGGGCCGCGACTTCCGCGATGCCGTGGCCCATGTTGCCCGCTCCGAGAACCGCGATGGTGTTGATATCTTCTACGTCCATACGTGTAGGGTCACTTGCCGGCCGTTTCAACGTTTCCCTATCGGAGATTAGAAACTCGGCACAAGTTTACTCACGGTTACGAAACGATTTACGGGAGGGTGTGCAAACTCCGCGCATGGACTTCGGACTCTCCGACGAACAGAAGCAGATTCGCGAGGAAGTGCGGCGGTTCGCCGAGAACGAAATCGAACCGGTCGCCCAAGAGTACGACGTCGAAGAGAAGTACCCCCACGAGGTCATGGACAAGGCCGCCGAGATGGGGATGCTCGGTTCCATCATCCCGATGGAGTACGGCGGCGCGGGCTACAACAACCTCGAGTCAGCCATCATCACTGAGGAACTGTTCGCGGTGGACCCCGGCATCGGTCTCTGCGTCACCTCGGCCTCGTTCGGCGCTCACGCCATCATGGAGTTCGGCACCGACGACCAGAAAGAGCGGTTCCTCTCCCCGGTCGCGGCGGGCGACGCCATCATGGGCGCGGCCATCTCCGAACCCGACACCGGGTCGGACGTCTCGTCGGTCTCCACCAGCGCAGAGAAGGACGGCGACGAGTGGGTCGTCAACGGCAACAAGATGTGGATAACGAACGGGTCGGTCGGCGACTACTACGTCGTCCTCTGTCAGACCGACCCCGACGCCGACGGTCGGTACAACGGGTTCAGTCAGATTGTGGTCGAGTCCGACCGCGACGGGTTCAAGTCCGAGAAGATAACGGGGAAACTGGGCATCCGAGCCTCCGACACTGCGGAACTCATCCTCGACGACGTGCGCGTGCCCGAGGAAAA
Encoded proteins:
- a CDS encoding 3-hydroxyacyl-CoA dehydrogenase/enoyl-CoA hydratase family protein; this encodes MDVEDINTIAVLGAGNMGHGIAEVAALAGYEVNLRDIKEEFVQNGYEQIEWSLDKLAEKDQISEEEADASLDRVTPLVDFEEAVSDADFVVEAVPEKMDIKKDVYGELEEYAPDEAVFATNTSSLSITELSEVTERPERFCGMHFFNPPVRMQLVEVISGAHTDDEVLDLTEDLAEEMGKTPVRVRKDSPGFIVNRILVPLMNEAAWMVESGDYTIEEVDSATKFDMGLPMGSFELADQVGIDVGYHVLDYMHEVLGDAYEPCPLLAQKVEEEKLGKKTGEGFYDYEDGGAQIPTDAGREDAVRRLQAVMANEVAKLVANDVADPDAIDEAVMLGAGFPDGPARIADEAGLEALADTLDDLHEETGAERYEASDYLREAAAEGGFYGGSDDADEGAYDYDTIRVEKPGEMVGKVVLDRPHRMNTVSEDLLDELGDAIDALEEDDEVRALLLVGEGDKAFSAGADVQSMAAGGGDPLQAVELSKKGQETFGKLESCPMPVVAGIDGYCLGGGMEMATCADLRLATERSEMGQPEHNLGLLPGWGGTQRLKHIVGEGRAKEIIFTADRFDPETMADFGFVNEVVEASEFEERAFELAADLAAGPPIAQKYTKRAMLAGRDDTDAGLEVESQAFGHLMNTDDLMEGVTAFMGDGEPEFEGK
- a CDS encoding acyl-CoA dehydrogenase family protein, producing MDFGLSDEQKQIREEVRRFAENEIEPVAQEYDVEEKYPHEVMDKAAEMGMLGSIIPMEYGGAGYNNLESAIITEELFAVDPGIGLCVTSASFGAHAIMEFGTDDQKERFLSPVAAGDAIMGAAISEPDTGSDVSSVSTSAEKDGDEWVVNGNKMWITNGSVGDYYVVLCQTDPDADGRYNGFSQIVVESDRDGFKSEKITGKLGIRASDTAELILDDVRVPEENLIGTRGMGFLQQMQFFDETRTAVAAQGVGIAKGACEAALDYAQEREQFDRPISEFQAIQHKLSEMHTQTEAARNLTYKAAWNVDQGEDVTKLASMAKEFASRVAVDVADEAVQIHGGAGYVNDFPVERFYRDAKITQIYEGTTEIQKNIIARELLGKGF